From Anoplopoma fimbria isolate UVic2021 breed Golden Eagle Sablefish chromosome 11, Afim_UVic_2022, whole genome shotgun sequence, one genomic window encodes:
- the mpv17l gene encoding mpv17-like protein, producing MRRAVLKEAVKRFPWLANVTLYGCLFAGGDLVHQLIAQEERMDWKHTRDVAIVAISFHGNFNYFWLRALERRFPGKSAGMVLRKLLLDQSFASPLATSVFYTGVSFLEGKEDIFEDWREKFFNTWKTGLMYWPFMQLLNFVLMPLYMRTAFMGCCAFLWATFLCFSRQSGDGTAAVALAFVMDPRKTLEEIREARLARRKQKTQREN from the exons ATGAGGAGAGCTGTCCTAAAAGAAGCCGTGAAACGGTTCCCCTGGCTCGCCAACGTCACTCTGTACGGGTGCTTGTTCGCAGGCGGAGACCTGGTCCACCAGCTCATTGCGCAGGAGGAGCGCATGGACTGGAAACACACTCGCGACGTGGCCATCGTGGCCATCAGTTTTCATGGGAATTTCAATTACTTCTGGCTGCGGGCCCTGGAGAGGCGTTTCCCCGGGAAGTCCGCCGGGATGGTGCTCCGAAAACTGCTGCTGGACCAAAGCTTCGCGTCGCCTTTGGCCACCAGTGTGTTCTACACAG GAGTGAGCTTCTTGGAGGGAAAGGAAGACATATTTGAAGACTGGAGGGAGAAGTTCTTCAACACCTGGAAG ACTGGACTCATGTACTGGCCGTTCATGCAG CTCCTGAACTTTGTCCTGATGCCGTTGTACATGCGGACGGCCTTCATGGGCTGCTGCGCTTTCCTCTGGGCCACCTTCCTGTGCTTCTCGCGGCAGAGCGGCGACGGCACCGCCGCCGTGGCCCTGGCCTTCGTCATGGACCCCCGTAAGACCCTGGAGGAGATACGAGAGGCACGGCTGGCTCGGAGAAAACAGAAGACCCAGCGGGAAAActag